The nucleotide window GGATAAAGCCCGGCATAATACCGATCTTAGCTTGGCCGGGTGTGATAATACCGGGACAGTTTGGTCCGATCAGACGGCTCCGACGACCCTGCATATAAGTTGCTACCTTAAGCATGTCGAGCACCGGAATACCCTCGGTGATACAGATCACCAGATCAAGGTCCGCATCAACCGCCTCCATAATGGCGTCCGCCGCAAAAGGTGGCGGAACGTATATGATCGAAACGTTAGCCCCCGTCTCGCGCTTGGCCTGTTGTACGGTATCAAAGAGGGGAATCCCCTCAAAGTCCTGTCCACCCTTGCCAGGTGTTACTCCTGCTACCATCTGTGTGCCGTACTCGCGGCACGCCCTGGTGTGAAAAGCGCCGGTCTTTCCAGTAATGCCCTGCGTTACAACGCGTGTGTTCTTATCTACTAAAACGCTCATGCTATATTCCTTAACTTACTTCGCTAAAGCCACGATCTTTTTGGCGGCATCATCCATCGTATCTGCTGGCGTAATCGCCAGACCGGATTCAGCCAACATCTTGCGACCAAGATCAACGTTGGTTCCCTGCAGCCGTACGACTAGTGGCACCTTAAGCCCAACCTCCTTGGCTGCTTCGATAACGCCCGTGGCGATCACGTCGCACTTCATGATTCCACCAAAGATATTAACGAGAATGCCCTTCACCTTCGGATCAGAGAGTAGAATACGGAACGCCTCGGTTACGTTCTCTTTCGTTGCTCCGCCCCCTACATCCAAAAAGTTAGCCGGCTCGCCACCGAACGACTTAATGATATCCATGGTTGCCATAGCAAGTCCGGCGCCGTTTACAAGGCAGCCGATATTTCCATCTAGCCCTACGTAGTTAAGCCCAAATTTCTGTGCGCGGAGATCGCGTGGGTCCTGCTCATCGTAATCAAGCATGGCGTGGATCTCTGGCTGCCTAAAGGCGGCGTTATCCTCAAGTGCAACCTTCGCATCGAGCACAACGAATGTATTATCCTTTGTTAGCACCAATGGATTAACCTCTAGCAACCCAAGATCGCTCCCTACAAAGGATCTGTAGAGCCCCTTTACCACCTCACAGAACGACTTGCGCCCCTCAACTGGAATACCGAGAGCGATAGCGAGCGTTGCTGCCTGAAAGCTCTGCAATCCAACCTTAGGATCGATGCGCACATTTAGGATCTTCTCCGGTGTATTGTGCGCGACCTCCTCGATCTCCATCCCGCCCTCAGTTGAGGCGATAATAGAAACGCAGCGATTGGCGCGGTCCACTAGGATACTAAGGTAGTACTCCTTTGCGATATTACACCCAGCCTCTACGTAGACCTTACGCACAAGCTTGCCCTCTGCTCCGGTCTGCGGAGTAACGAGGGTCATGCCTAGGATCTTTTCTGCGTAAGCGCGGGCCTCCGAGGGGCTCTTAGCAACCTTAACCCCACCGGCCTTACCACGACCACCGGCGTGCACCTGCGCCTTTACAACACAGACACCACCACCTAGTAGATCGGCAGCTGCCTCCGCCTCACCCGGTGTGTAGCATAGATATCCATTCAGGACCGGAAGTCCAAATTTCTTCAGAACCTGTTTCGCTTGATACTCGTGGAGATTCATATCTTTACTCTCTATTTCCTAATTATCTAAAAATCGGTCGCCCAGCAGGTTCTCAGTGTCGATTATCACCCCGTCCGGGTTAATTAAGGTGTATAATTTAAAGGATGGCAAGCAGCGCCTTCACACGCTCTGCAGATTCATGCAGCGCTGTGCGCTCAGCCTCAGCCAGCTCTATCTCGACCACCTTTTCAATTCCCCCCCTACCGATAATTACCGGCACACCTATATAGAGATCCTTTAGACCGTACTCGCCGTTTAAC belongs to Pseudomonadota bacterium and includes:
- the sucC gene encoding ADP-forming succinate--CoA ligase subunit beta, which translates into the protein MNLHEYQAKQVLKKFGLPVLNGYLCYTPGEAEAAADLLGGGVCVVKAQVHAGGRGKAGGVKVAKSPSEARAYAEKILGMTLVTPQTGAEGKLVRKVYVEAGCNIAKEYYLSILVDRANRCVSIIASTEGGMEIEEVAHNTPEKILNVRIDPKVGLQSFQAATLAIALGIPVEGRKSFCEVVKGLYRSFVGSDLGLLEVNPLVLTKDNTFVVLDAKVALEDNAAFRQPEIHAMLDYDEQDPRDLRAQKFGLNYVGLDGNIGCLVNGAGLAMATMDIIKSFGGEPANFLDVGGGATKENVTEAFRILLSDPKVKGILVNIFGGIMKCDVIATGVIEAAKEVGLKVPLVVRLQGTNVDLGRKMLAESGLAITPADTMDDAAKKIVALAK